From the genome of Vicia villosa cultivar HV-30 ecotype Madison, WI linkage group LG2, Vvil1.0, whole genome shotgun sequence, one region includes:
- the LOC131653852 gene encoding helicase protein MOM1-like isoform X2 produces the protein MVSSTRSRQSAKDKKNSNRRLTRSSKKAKIKSRLNVLGTAGIRKSPRETPLKKIIASSSSTQKSKQVEKRILSAPEARRKSERVEKKKIPSPLIRSGRTKNLSSSSPSNSKSAGSLGSISRQKLQKEKSMKQLIFETEVNENGEHDVGTSQVKSKRMDARTYRALFRNQKKDCLEKSHRISQSNQEGDNSSGDKTDELSKQSCSDNKDVSNNATLPPEDAKAKETGVDSMLSRPITNLAENSVTSGSFIPSNTPTHETSEVSRSAQPDCCREQTFPTLVSGNSKLDDKDLVSNNVGLDGGEKLTPSKRKVISVDMDSNVSSPLSKEDNCNMIPDALPSNLDGNKSCSKQIRLDYNPTVKESCDPCAAEHQDGDDIEATMLQKDKSDHTSGIGHQKDSFGEDKNILDGQSDTEKDGLIYNSNKSVVQPKEKLSSHIANRCKSDSFRFVEYWIPAQISHVQLEQYCATLLSNASILCSSPKIDSVGAIRDVLISTRKCCNHPYVNDPSMQPLLFKGLEEVEYLNVGIKASGKLQLLDSMLKELKKNDLRALLLFQSIGGSGKDSIGDILDDFLRQRFGLDSYERIDKGVSPSKKQAAMKKFNDKNNKRFVFLMETCACLPSIKLSSIDTIIIYDSDWNPMNDIRSLQKITLDSQFELIKMFRLYSAFTVEEKALILARQAKILDINTLFTNRSLSHTLLMWGASCLFDELGIFHNSATSTSSPEQLLEETVSQFSSFISDAVEDSDKRNHSILLKVHQNGGTYCASSPLFGELKIGSLDEESPQNFWTKLLEGKQFQWKYSCSSSQRSRKRVQPFNNLEGESDFVYEGIAKKRTKVSNNIVDQPSLKSEGEKLSTEIKADKPKGNDVEFEKNGSVHDEQRSLHLSLKPQITKLCEILLLPDNVKKLVDCFLEYVMNNHHVSREPVSMLQAFQISLIWTAAAMQKHKLDHKASLILAKQHLNFDCKKGEANYSYSLLRCLKKIFRHRTGTCSDTSSPQASNMIEVELFKKDLSKSIKETKKKCEKMLNNIRLMQKEEKHRLRTAIEVELAELERKQKIELAFTRSCSPNEVTRTETLKILNIDHQKSIEELKFQHELRLKDLEDKQSAHMLKAQDWVPTWVENLKSWAKNELQSIVSSKELGTGVDYSLMIDNVIESMKDTGDMVPETNSSSVSKTVEKQNSLGKHDNANEVGIMVSNRLPVSGSEDHNAMENHYVSQENIISKHFHSGEQNVDGAIADEDNGCGNLRHRSRDDCERPSLDTTRLPDCREHNTDGATSMTDEDNRYASNGHGSRDGCEMASLGTKCLPVCENGTHLNHQYSGVPSSVPERQTSVEVQETNNEGDSVSVSERQVRVEMPVAVNFTDCLLQKVTHLNPPSSVDQIFDRSSIDVPVLDGVLSSKPCQVACSTSCGDTISPSNPPLEQQIHDGILSIPDGDIPITVPENCHTVAGRHKDIESSANALLVDNSTTNNQEGRVLVTVTSSPVSRQVNVMEPLEQGKQLPSVESAADKSTGEMQNSSEQVQLASSLADVVPANQITMPPKPVHQLAAAEFSSNLDMLASSNFHLATEDEHQPISVHDLPTHHPQVSSAIPDIGQPHPNSVNGLHSNQVAMHPASNPDPDSLTTSTVRAQSANPRNLSTPLEMNSHPIQTTAPSPSRTPPRLSYDPLKVDVERIQKLIEQSSKNHENAKLQLKSEFEKELAELRRKYDLKFQEAEVEFQQTKKTLETNLKTVCVSRILAHAFRSKCLDLKAGASGMQHDSIPQQLLNLSRQQTATHPISGSSGEPPATSLPSPSIAPNSQNMVSPVYNAPGTFFGFSARPPIINTTTTTTPIINTTTTTPIINTTRCPVINITTPIINTTRSSIVRGSQTGGEIRAPAPHLQSSRPQISVPPSSFHPPHRGIQSQTAPSNVPTTSPSHAHVSSWQRTATYQSDQQIGRRPDSAGRLAAPNLPFMGLHGSASSQSTVTPPNVISRLSDLGPNNQSRIEPNSNSIAANSSHQAASRGLVCLSDDDD, from the exons ATGGTAAGTAGTACTCGTTCTAGACAAAGTGCTAaggataaaaaaaatagtaatcgGAGGCTGACCCGAAGTAGCAAGAAAGCAAAAATCAAATCACGTCTCAATGTATTAGGAACTGCTGGTATTAGAAAGTCTCCTAGAGAAACGCCTTTGAAGAAGATAATTGCAAGCTCTTCAAGTACTCAAAAGTCCAAGCAGGTAGAGAAGAGAATACTATCAGCTCCTGAAGCTAGAAGAAAGTCTGAAAGGGTTGAGAAAAAGAAGATACCAAGTCCTTTGATAAGATCTGGAAGAACTAAGAATCTTTCTTCTTCGAGTCCTTCAAATTCTAAAAGTGCAGGGTCTTTGGGTTCAATTTCAAGGCAGAAGCTACAAAAAGAGAAGAGCATGAAACAATTGATTTTTGAAACCGAAGTGAACGAAAACGGGGAACACGATGTAGGAACTTCCCAGGTGAAATCTAAGAGAATGGATGCTCGTACGTATCGGGCTCTCTTTAGAAATCAAAAGAAAG ATTGCCTTGAGAAATCTCATAGGATTAGCCAGTCAAATCAGGAAGGTGACAACAGTAGTGGAGACAAGACTGATGAGTTATCTAAACAAAGTTGTTCAGATAATAAAGACGTCTCAAATAATGCTACATTACCACCTGAAGATGCCAAAGCAAAAGAGACCGGAGTTGACTCTATGTTGAGTCGGCCTATAACGAATCTAGCAGAAAATAGTGTGACTTCTGGTTCTTTTATTCCATCTAACACCCCAACTCATGAGACTAGTGAGGTGTCTAGAAGTGCACAGCCTGATTGCTGCAGGGAGCAGACATTTCCAACATTAGTGTCTGGAAACTCTAAATTAGATGACAAGGACTTGGTCAGTAACAATGTTGGGCTTGATGGGGGTGAAAAATTAACACCTTCTAAGAGAAAGGTAATCTCAGTGGACATGGATTCAAATGTTTCTTCCCCATTATccaaagaagacaactgcaacatGATCCCTGATGCTCTCCCTTCAAATCTAGATGGTAACAAGTCATGTTCCAAACAGATAAG GTTAGATTACAATCCTACAGTCAAGGAGTCATGTGACCCATGTGCAGCCGAG CATCAGGACGGAGATGACATTGAGGCTACCATGCTGCAGAAGGATAAGAGTGATCACACAAGTGGAATTGGACACCAGAAG GATAGCTTTGGGGAAGACAAAAATATTCTTGATGGTCAAAGTGATACTGAAAAGGACGGTTTAATATATAATTCCAATAAAAGTGTTGTTCAACCGAAGGAGAAATTGTCAAGTCATATTGCAAACAGATGCAAGTCTGACTCCTTTAGGTTTGTTGAGTATTGGATTCCTGCTCAGATATCTCATGTGCAGCTTGAGCAGTATTGTGCTACTTTACTTTCAAATGCTTCAATTCTTTGCTCATCACCAAAGATTGATAGTGTTGGGGCCATTCGTGATGTCCTTATTTCAACCCGTAAG TGTTGTAATCATCCATATGTTAATGATCCGTCCATGCAACCTCTACTATTCAAGGGCCTTGAAGAAGTTGAGTATCTGAACGTTGGAATAAAAGCAAGTGGCAAGCTGCAGCTACTTGATTCAATGCTCAAGGAgttgaaaaaaaatgatttaaggGCACTGCTACTTTTTCAG TCTATTGGAGGTTCTGGAAAGGATTCAATAGGTGATATTCTGGATGACTTTCTGCGACAAAGATTTGGTCTGGATTCATATGAAAGAATTGATAAAGGTGTTTCGccttccaagaagcaagctgcCATGAAGAAATTTAACGACAAGAATAATAAGCGATTTGTCTTTTTGATGGAAACATGTGCCTGCCTTCCTAGCATAAAATTGTCATCTATCGACACTATTATTATATATGATAGTGATTGGAATCCAATGAATGATATAAGATCCCTTCAGAAGATAACACTTGATTCACAGTTTGAATTGATCAAAATGTTTCGTCTTTATTCAGCTTTCACTGTTGAAGAGAAAGCGTTAATACTTGCTAGGCAAGCTAAGATCCTGGACATAAATACTCTATTTACAAACCGGAGTCTCAGTCATACACTATTGATGTGGGGTGCATCTTGTCTTTTTGATGAGTTGGGAATTTTCCACAACAGTGCAACTTCTACGTCAAGTCCTGAACAATTGCTGGAAGAAACAGTGTCACAGTTCTCATCATTTATATCTGATGCTGTTGAAGATTCTGACAAACGCAACCACTCAATTTTATTGAAAGTCCATCAAAATGGAGGAACATACTGTGCTAGTTCTCCTTTATTTGGTGAGCTGAAAATTGGGTCGCTGGATGAAGAGTCACCACAAAATTTTTGGACTAAACTATTGGAGGGGAAACAGTTTCAGTGGAAGTACTCATGTAGTTCATCTCAACGGAGCCGGAAGAGAGTTCAGCCTTTTAATAATTTGGAGGGTGAGTCTGACTTTGTGTATGAAGGCATAGCAAAGAAGCGCACGAAAGTGAGCAACAATATTGTTGATCAGCCTTCATTGAAATCTGAAGGTGAAAAGTTATCTACTGAAATCAAGGCAG ATAAACCTAAGGGTAATGATGTTGAATTTGAGAAAAATGGCAGTGTGCATGATGAGCAGAGGAGCTTACATCTTTCGCTGAAGCCGCAGATCACAAAGCTCTGTGAAATTCTTCTTCTCCCA GATAATGTCAAGAAGCTGGTTGACTGCTTTCTTGAGTATGTTATGAACAATCACCATGTCAGTAGGGAACCTGTGTCAATGTTACAGGCTTTTCAAATATCTCTG ATTTGGACTGCTGCTGCTATGCAAAAGCACAAACTTGACCACAAGGCTTCTCTTATTCTTGCAAAGCAACATTTGAATTTTGACTGTAAGAAAGGAGAGGCGAACTACAGTTATTCTCTGCTGCGgtgtctaaaaaaaatatttcgacaTCGTACAGGCACTTGTAGTGATACTTCTTCTCCTCAAGCTTCTAATATGATTGAAGTTGAACTGTTCAAAAAAGATTTGTCCAAAAGCATTAAAGAAACTAAaaaaaagtgtgaaaaaatgCTGAATAATATACGCCTTATGCAAAAGGAAGAGAAACATAGATTGAGAACGGCTATTGAGGTTGAACTGGCCGAATTGGAGAGAAAACAGAAAATAGAGTTAGCTTTCACTCGGTCCTGCTCTCCTAATGAGGTGACGAGAACAGAAACGCTCAAGATTTTGAATATTGACCATCAAAAAAGTATTGAAGAACTGAAATTTCAGCATGAATTAAGACTCAAGGATCTTGAGGACAAACAATCAGCTCATATGCTAAAGGCTCAAGACTGGGTGCCCACTTGGGTGGAAAATTTGAAATCTTGGGCAAAAAATGAATTGCAAAGCATAGTTTCTTCAAAGGAACTTGGGACTGGGGTTGATTACTCGCTGATGATTGATAATGTGATTGAATCTATGAAAGATACGGGGGACATGGTTCCTGAAACCAATTCCTCTTCAGTTAGTAAAACAgttgaaaaacaaaattctctagGCAAGCATGACAATGCTAATGAAGTGGGCATTATGGTTTCAAATCGTCTACCAGTCTCTGGAAGTGAGGACCATAATGCAATGGAAAATCATTATGTCAGTCAGGAAAACATCATCTCTAAACATTTCCACTCTGGAGAACAGAATGTTGATGGTGCTATTGCAGATGAAGATAATGGGTGTGGGAATTTAAGACATAGGTCTCGAGATGATTGTGAGAGGCCTAGCTTAGATACCACGCGCTTGCCAGATTGTAGAGAACATAATACTGATGGTGCTACAAGCATGACAGATGAAGATAATAGGTATGCAAGTAATGGCCATGGGTCTCGGGATGGTTGTGAGATGGCCAGTTTAGGTACGAAGTGCTTGCCAGTTTGTGAGAATGGAACACATCTAAATCATCAATATTCTGGAGTCCCCTCAAGTGTACCTGAAAGGCAAACTTCAGTTGAAGTGCAAGAAACTAATAATGAAGGGGACTCTGTAAGTGTCTCAGAAAGACAAGTGCGAGTTGAAATGCCTGTGGCCGTTAATTTTACTGATTGTCTGCTTCAGAAAGTAACTCATCTGAACCCCCCTTCATCCGTGGATCAAATATTTGACAGAAGTTCAATAGATGTGCCAGTTTTAGATGGTGTTTTATCTTCAAAGCCTTGTCAAGTTGCTTGTTCAACCAGTTGTGGAGATACAATTTCCCCTTCAAATCCACCTTTGGAGCAACAAATTCATGATGGGATCTTGAGTATTCCTGATGGAGATATCCCTATTACGGTGCCAGAAAATTGCCATACAGTGGCTGGTCGTCATAAGGATATAGAGTCTTCAGCAAATGCTTTATTGGTGGATAATAGTACCACAAATAACCAGGAGGGAAGAGTACTTGTAACTGTGACCAGTTCTCCAGTATCTAGACAAGTTAATGTCATGGAGCCTCTAGAACAAGGAAAACAATTGCCATCTGTGGAATCCGCCGCTGACAAATCAACTGGTGAAATGCAAAATTCTTCTGAACAAGTTCAACTGGCATCTAGTTTAGCTGATGTTGTACCAGCCAATCAAATCACGATGCCTCCGAAACCGGTGCATCAATTAGCAGCTGCAGAATTCTCTTCCAACTTGGATATGTTGGCTTCGTCTAATTTTCATTTAGCAACTGAAGATGAACATCAGCCGATCAGTGTACATGATCTCCCCACTCATCATCCTCAGGTATCTTCTGCGATTCCAGATATTGGGCAACCACACCCAAATTCAGTAAATGGTTTACATTCAAATCAAGTTGCTATGCACCCTGCCTCAAATCCAGATCCTGATTCACTTACAACCAGTACAGTAAGAGCACAATCTGCCAACCCAAGAAATTTGTCAACTCCATTAGAGATGAATAGTCATCCTATCCAAACTACAGCCCCTTCACCTTCCAGAACGCCTCCTCGTTTGTCCTATGATCCACTGAAAGTTGATGTCGAAAGAATACAAAAATTAATAGAACAATCTTCGAAAAACCATGAAAACGCG AAATTGCAGCTGAAATCTGAATTTGAAAAGGAGTTAGCGGAGCTTCGAAGAAAGTATGATCTTAAATTTCAGGAAGCTGAAGTTGAATTTCAGCAAACAAAAAAGACTCTGGAAACCAATCTTAAGACAGTTTGTGTGAGTAGGATCTTGGCACATGCTTTTAGGTCTAAATGCTTGGATCTTAAAGCTGGTGCATCAGGAATGCAGCATG ATTCAATTCCGCAGCAGCTGCTTAACCTTTCAAGACAACAAACTGCTACTCACCCGATCTCTGGTTCTTCTGGAGAGCCTCCTGCGACCAGTCTGCCGAGCCCCTCCATTGCTCCTAACTCACAAAATATGGTATCACCTGTTTATAATGCGCCAGGAACTTTCTTTGGTTTCTCTGCAAGACCACCTATTATAaacactactactactactacaccTATTATAAACACTACTACTACTACACCTATTATAAACACTACTAGGTGTCCTGTCATAAATATTACTACGCCTATCATAAACACTACTAGGTCTTCCATTGTCCGAGGTAGTCAAACTGGGGGTGAGATACGTGCCCCTGCACCTCATCTCCAATCTTCTAGACCCCAAATATCTGTTCCACCCTCCAGTTTCCATCCACCTCACCGAGGGATTCAAAGCCAGACAGCTCCTAGtaacgttccaacaacttctcCCTCACATGCTCATGTTTCATCCTGGCAAAGAACGGCAACCTATCAGTCTGATCAACAGATCGGACGCAGGCCTGACAGTGCAGGCAGGTTAGCTGCTCCTAATTTACCTTTCATGGGATTACATGGGAGTGCTAGCAGTCAATCTACTGTGACCCCTCCAAATGTTATTTCACGTTTGTCAGATCTGGGTCCCAATAACCAATCCAGAATTGAGCCCAACAGCAATAGCATTGCAGCTAACTCATCGCATCAAGCTGCATCTCGTGGTTTAGTATGTTTATCGGATGATGATGACTGA